A single window of Cloacibacillus sp. DNA harbors:
- a CDS encoding iron ABC transporter permease, which produces MNGAAELKRYKSEVSRERIRLALLLLALLAAAALWRIGAGEWEIPAARVAALLSPFLDEASRASPEALVVRAVRLPRFLAAAAAGGLLAVSGVVLQGLLANPLAEPYTLGIAAGAAFGGALGFFFGAGAVTPMAFAGALAALWMVSMIAMRSGGGAAYIVLAGIITNAVLSAGVTFLKAIADDRLSAIVLWLMGSLSGASPAAAWSAWAAAALLFVPAFVWARHIDAVSMGEGQGELLGINERRLRLVMLTLASLSTAVAVSFFGIIGFVGLVVPHLMRSVIGPATRPLLVLSFLGGALLLSVADGAAQQMGELPVGVITALIGGPFFCWILTSRRRGAR; this is translated from the coding sequence ATGAACGGCGCGGCGGAGCTAAAGCGGTACAAGAGCGAAGTAAGCCGTGAGCGCATCAGGCTCGCGCTGCTCTTGCTTGCGCTGCTTGCCGCCGCCGCGTTGTGGAGGATCGGCGCGGGCGAATGGGAGATACCGGCCGCCCGCGTCGCGGCGCTTCTTTCTCCGTTTCTTGACGAGGCCTCCCGCGCCTCGCCCGAAGCGCTTGTCGTGCGCGCTGTGCGCCTGCCGCGGTTTCTCGCGGCGGCGGCGGCGGGCGGTCTGCTTGCCGTTTCCGGCGTAGTTTTGCAGGGGCTTCTAGCAAATCCGCTGGCCGAGCCGTACACGCTCGGTATTGCGGCAGGCGCTGCCTTCGGCGGCGCCCTTGGCTTTTTCTTCGGCGCGGGCGCAGTGACGCCGATGGCCTTCGCTGGGGCGCTCGCCGCGCTTTGGATGGTGAGCATGATAGCGATGCGAAGCGGAGGCGGCGCGGCCTACATCGTGCTTGCCGGCATAATAACAAACGCGGTGCTCTCCGCAGGCGTCACCTTTTTAAAGGCGATAGCGGACGACAGGCTCAGCGCCATCGTCCTCTGGCTTATGGGCAGCCTATCGGGCGCCTCTCCCGCGGCGGCCTGGTCCGCGTGGGCGGCGGCGGCGCTGCTCTTCGTCCCCGCCTTCGTCTGGGCGCGGCACATCGACGCCGTTTCGATGGGCGAAGGCCAGGGAGAGCTTCTTGGCATCAACGAACGCAGGCTGCGCCTTGTGATGCTGACGCTCGCCTCGCTTTCAACGGCGGTCGCAGTCAGTTTCTTCGGCATAATAGGCTTCGTCGGCCTCGTCGTGCCGCATCTTATGCGAAGCGTCATAGGGCCGGCCACGAGGCCGCTGCTTGTGCTAAGCTTTTTGGGCGGCGCGCTCCTGCTCTCAGTGGCGGACGGCGCGGCGCAGCAGATGGGTGAGCTTCCAGTAGGCGTCATAACGGCGCTCATAGGCGGGCCGTTCTTCTGTTGGATACTGACGTCAAGAAGGCGCGGCGCGCGATGA
- a CDS encoding precorrin-2 C(20)-methyltransferase, with amino-acid sequence MSHLKFTVVGVGPGDPELLTLKALRIIKEADAVLAPYSPRGKFSVAEQIVRASLPDLKTTSITFPMLTDAVEREKFLLAELERLRPEWEGAHNVALPVIGDSALYATGSYLFDAWKKLVPELELALVPGISAHQLAASRTGDFLAMGEEIFSVIPGLDSRKSIVSALARADSAALYKPCILKDELRSIVEETGPWRRVTRIDRAGLADEKIYQGEAALAPAEEYLSILLLRR; translated from the coding sequence GTGAGCCATTTGAAATTTACAGTTGTCGGAGTAGGCCCGGGAGACCCAGAACTGCTTACGCTGAAGGCGCTTAGAATAATAAAAGAGGCGGACGCGGTGCTCGCGCCCTATTCGCCGCGCGGAAAATTCTCTGTAGCGGAGCAGATAGTGCGCGCCTCGCTGCCCGATCTAAAAACGACCTCGATAACCTTTCCGATGCTTACGGACGCCGTGGAGCGCGAAAAATTTCTGCTTGCGGAGCTGGAACGGCTGCGCCCCGAATGGGAGGGGGCGCACAACGTAGCGCTTCCGGTAATAGGGGACTCGGCGCTCTACGCAACTGGCTCATATCTGTTCGACGCGTGGAAGAAACTTGTACCGGAGCTTGAGCTGGCGCTCGTGCCGGGCATCTCGGCGCACCAGCTCGCCGCCTCGCGCACTGGGGATTTTCTTGCGATGGGCGAAGAGATCTTTTCCGTCATTCCGGGGCTAGACAGCCGAAAGAGCATCGTCTCCGCACTTGCGCGCGCCGACAGCGCCGCGCTCTACAAGCCCTGCATCCTGAAGGACGAGCTGCGCTCGATAGTAGAGGAGACGGGCCCGTGGCGCCGCGTGACGAGGATAGACCGCGCGGGCCTTGCGGACGAAAAAATATACCAGGGAGAGGCGGCCCTCGCTCCGGCCGAAGAATACCTCTCGATACTGCTGCTGCGGCGTTAA
- a CDS encoding amidohydrolase family protein, with translation MIIDFHTHVFPHKIALGAMTHLANANGVPYVAPAIVESLIEAMDRCAIDKSVVLNVATKENQHENILRFAKETDSDRLIAFGSVVPDSVHALEYVWKISDEGLKGIKLHPGLLRVDADDKNIFPVYDLARALNLIVVFHAGYDFTYPDEMRASPKMILNVLDNFPGLRIVAAHMGGLRMATEALETLAGKADLYLDTAFTADPWLDRATMLKMIQLHGAEKILFGSDFPWHDPSSELELIRNLALTEEEKRLILGENAKRLLAL, from the coding sequence ATGATCATAGACTTTCACACTCACGTTTTCCCCCATAAAATAGCGCTCGGCGCGATGACCCACCTCGCCAACGCAAACGGCGTGCCCTACGTGGCGCCCGCAATCGTAGAATCGCTTATTGAGGCTATGGACAGATGCGCCATAGACAAAAGCGTCGTCTTGAACGTCGCCACGAAGGAAAACCAGCACGAAAACATCCTGCGTTTCGCCAAAGAGACTGACTCCGACCGGCTCATCGCCTTCGGCTCCGTCGTGCCTGATTCGGTCCACGCGCTCGAATACGTTTGGAAAATCTCAGACGAGGGGCTAAAGGGCATAAAGCTCCACCCGGGGTTGCTGCGCGTAGACGCCGACGATAAAAATATCTTTCCCGTATACGACCTTGCCCGCGCGCTTAACCTCATAGTCGTCTTCCACGCAGGATACGACTTCACCTATCCGGATGAAATGCGCGCCTCGCCGAAGATGATACTGAACGTACTCGACAACTTCCCGGGGCTGCGCATAGTAGCCGCGCACATGGGCGGCCTTCGCATGGCGACCGAGGCGCTTGAAACGCTGGCCGGCAAAGCCGACCTCTACCTTGACACGGCCTTTACCGCCGACCCGTGGCTTGACCGTGCTACCATGCTCAAAATGATCCAACTCCACGGCGCCGAAAAAATACTCTTCGGCAGCGACTTCCCCTGGCACGACCCCTCCTCCGAACTGGAACTGATCCGCAACCTCGCCCTGACCGAAGAAGAAAAACGCCTGATCCTGGGCGAAAACGCAAAAAGACTGCTCGCGCTGTAA
- a CDS encoding response regulator transcription factor, which translates to MKTRILLADDHVLFREGLKSLLSTHDDIELVGSVSDGVEAVEMIKKLTPHVVLMDVTMPIMNGIQATEKIKEENIDTSIIILSMHNDRRYIAEALKAGARGYLLKESSPNIVIEAINMVHDGAIYLSPKACTVLVEDYLRLLNNEEANPVNPLSEREMEVLQLLVKGRNGKQIADTLAISKNTVDTHRRRIMDKLDCESMAELTRYAIREGFLTLE; encoded by the coding sequence ATGAAAACTAGAATATTACTTGCTGACGATCACGTCTTGTTTCGCGAAGGTTTAAAAAGTCTTCTCAGCACCCACGACGATATTGAACTTGTGGGGTCGGTCTCTGACGGAGTCGAAGCTGTAGAGATGATAAAAAAACTTACCCCGCATGTGGTGCTTATGGATGTCACGATGCCCATAATGAATGGGATCCAGGCCACAGAAAAGATAAAAGAAGAAAACATCGATACATCAATAATTATACTTTCAATGCACAACGATAGGCGTTATATCGCGGAGGCGCTAAAAGCGGGAGCGCGTGGTTATCTTTTAAAAGAAAGCTCTCCCAACATTGTAATTGAAGCCATAAACATGGTCCACGACGGCGCCATATATCTCTCTCCAAAGGCATGCACCGTGCTCGTTGAGGATTATCTGCGCTTACTCAATAACGAAGAAGCCAATCCTGTAAATCCGCTGTCCGAGCGCGAGATGGAGGTGCTGCAGCTTCTGGTCAAAGGGCGAAACGGAAAGCAGATAGCGGACACGCTTGCCATAAGCAAGAATACCGTCGACACGCACCGCCGCAGGATAATGGATAAATTAGACTGCGAAAGCATGGCGGAGCTTACCCGATATGCCATAAGAGAGGGATTTCTTACTCTCGAATAA
- a CDS encoding ATP-binding protein yields the protein MEKKLSYKVFFEKTFNPIALYSVDMSAENLTSSEIRYLDVNPAYEKVNNVKREEMIGKSFAEAWPDVEQCWSKIIEDCIREKRVMHCESESVYTDKYLEAIAFPLTDDMAATIFLDRTEWKQAQNTLIKKEKKLLRYRTMLRELVTKLTLSEEETRREIASDLHDSLGHSLISLLFNLRNLELESTLSAPSRTLLCESIKETERMITESRQLIFELSPPILLEVGLAPAIEALADHLLTPRGIKWTVTTRGLQKNFPADDAVCVILYRMARELIINVIKHSKATKVEIGVNRGPNVIQVVIEDNGEGMPEKFHMERKHGTGIGLFSIQERLIHIRGNMQIISNTKGTTISLLAPRNLIDKSLEDGEFAHEN from the coding sequence GTGGAAAAAAAACTGTCATATAAAGTTTTTTTTGAAAAAACATTCAACCCAATAGCTTTATACAGTGTTGATATGTCAGCTGAAAATCTTACCTCCAGCGAGATCCGCTATCTTGACGTTAACCCAGCATACGAAAAAGTTAATAATGTTAAACGAGAAGAAATGATCGGAAAATCGTTTGCCGAAGCTTGGCCAGACGTAGAGCAATGCTGGAGCAAAATAATAGAGGACTGTATCCGAGAAAAACGGGTAATGCATTGCGAGAGCGAGAGCGTGTACACCGACAAATATTTGGAGGCCATCGCCTTTCCGCTTACCGACGATATGGCGGCGACGATTTTTCTAGATCGCACCGAATGGAAACAAGCGCAAAACACCTTGATAAAAAAAGAAAAAAAACTACTGCGATACCGCACGATGTTACGGGAGCTCGTCACCAAGCTGACGCTCAGTGAAGAGGAGACAAGGCGTGAAATAGCTTCAGATTTACACGACAGCCTCGGGCATTCTCTGATTTCGCTTCTGTTTAATTTGCGCAATTTAGAACTAGAATCAACGCTTTCAGCTCCTTCGCGTACATTACTTTGCGAATCCATAAAAGAAACAGAACGGATGATAACAGAAAGCCGACAGCTTATATTTGAATTGAGCCCGCCAATATTGCTGGAAGTTGGACTAGCTCCGGCCATTGAAGCACTGGCAGACCACCTGCTCACCCCAAGGGGAATAAAATGGACGGTGACGACCCGAGGCCTTCAGAAAAATTTTCCGGCGGACGATGCCGTTTGCGTGATATTATACAGGATGGCTAGGGAGCTTATCATCAATGTCATCAAACATTCCAAAGCTACAAAAGTGGAAATCGGGGTAAACCGCGGGCCCAACGTTATTCAAGTAGTAATAGAAGATAACGGCGAAGGTATGCCCGAAAAATTTCATATGGAGAGAAAGCATGGGACTGGGATAGGATTGTTCAGTATTCAAGAACGGTTGATCCATATTCGAGGCAATATGCAAATAATCTCCAATACCAAAGGGACCACTATATCATTGTTGGCGCCAAGGAATCTCATTGACAAATCATTGGAAGACGGAGAGTTCGCCCATGAAAACTAG
- a CDS encoding sirohydrochlorin cobaltochelatase translates to MRTFIIALLLVTMAMAGTAFAAAPKDKPDKKGILVVAFGTSMPDAKKAIDNLVDSTKKAFPDTEVRLAYTSNIIRRKIAKEQNLNIPTPTAALAQMNDEGFTHVYVMPMHIIPGEEYDDIEGLVNGFRQVKGKYEFRALELGKPYLASVKDCDLMADILIKRFAKDLEKKGTVVVLMGHGTPHHIANAMYSQLQLSLNKKAPGRFVVGTVEAAPMIDDVLANLKHRKDVKSLVLSPLMIVAGDHANNDLAGADDPESWISILKKAGYKDIKTFLKGLGEDETMAKVYVSKIKEMMK, encoded by the coding sequence ATGCGTACATTTATAATCGCTCTTCTTCTAGTGACAATGGCAATGGCGGGCACGGCTTTCGCCGCTGCGCCCAAGGACAAGCCCGACAAAAAGGGAATCCTCGTAGTAGCCTTCGGCACCTCGATGCCGGACGCGAAGAAGGCTATCGACAACCTCGTAGATTCAACGAAAAAGGCCTTCCCTGATACCGAGGTGCGCCTCGCCTACACCTCGAACATCATCCGCAGAAAGATAGCGAAGGAGCAGAACCTCAACATCCCGACGCCGACTGCGGCGCTCGCTCAGATGAACGACGAGGGCTTCACCCACGTCTACGTGATGCCGATGCACATCATTCCCGGCGAAGAATATGACGACATCGAGGGGCTCGTGAACGGCTTCCGCCAGGTGAAGGGCAAATATGAGTTCCGCGCTCTAGAGCTCGGCAAACCATACCTCGCCTCTGTGAAGGACTGCGACCTCATGGCCGACATCCTCATCAAACGTTTCGCGAAGGACCTCGAAAAGAAGGGAACCGTCGTGGTGCTTATGGGGCACGGCACGCCGCACCACATAGCAAACGCCATGTACAGCCAGCTCCAGCTTTCTCTGAATAAAAAGGCGCCCGGACGCTTTGTCGTCGGCACGGTAGAGGCCGCTCCTATGATCGACGACGTTCTCGCAAACCTCAAGCACCGCAAAGATGTCAAATCGCTTGTGCTTTCGCCGCTCATGATAGTGGCGGGCGACCACGCCAACAACGACCTTGCCGGCGCGGACGACCCCGAATCATGGATAAGCATCTTGAAGAAGGCCGGCTACAAGGATATAAAGACCTTCCTGAAGGGCCTGGGCGAAGATGAAACGATGGCCAAAGTCTACGTATCAAAGATCAAAGAGATGATGAAATAG
- a CDS encoding aminotransferase class I/II-fold pyridoxal phosphate-dependent enzyme — protein sequence MEFRAHGANPDKLYEQFGVAMPERVFDFSTNTNAVPRGLGFAPDIHAALEDYPDDGCCELRRQIGAQTGAAEEEILATSGANEGIYLLASILADRRNLICQPVYGEYARALAGFGNKAENISDLFETELPRGAAVWLCNPCNPTGAYIEERRLDPFLKSHPDNLFIIDEAYRDFVWGRKTEPRPAAAENAVRLRSLTKTYCLCGARIGYILAASALIERLKARQPSWSVPNLAQQAALFYMKDETLAERTRLFYAAEMPRLIAAVEAAGFQTLPTSANFFLMETEDDEALIAFLLKKGVVVRHTRNFPGLDGRFVRIAARAPEENDILTAALRAFRAEASQ from the coding sequence ATGGAATTTCGGGCGCACGGGGCAAACCCCGACAAGCTCTATGAGCAGTTCGGCGTAGCAATGCCGGAGCGCGTCTTTGATTTCAGCACGAATACAAACGCCGTGCCGCGCGGCCTAGGCTTTGCGCCGGATATCCACGCCGCGCTTGAGGATTATCCAGACGACGGATGCTGCGAGCTGCGGCGCCAGATCGGCGCGCAGACGGGTGCTGCGGAGGAGGAGATCCTGGCTACGAGCGGCGCGAACGAAGGGATATATCTGCTGGCCTCCATTTTGGCGGACCGGCGAAACTTGATATGCCAGCCCGTTTACGGCGAATACGCGCGCGCGCTTGCCGGTTTCGGGAACAAGGCGGAAAATATTTCAGACCTTTTTGAAACGGAACTTCCGCGCGGCGCGGCGGTGTGGCTCTGCAACCCGTGCAATCCAACTGGAGCGTATATAGAAGAGAGGCGCCTTGACCCATTTCTAAAATCACACCCTGACAATCTTTTTATAATAGACGAAGCCTACCGCGACTTCGTATGGGGGCGCAAGACGGAACCCCGCCCCGCTGCGGCGGAAAACGCCGTCCGCCTGCGTTCGCTTACAAAGACCTACTGCCTCTGCGGGGCGCGCATCGGATATATTCTCGCGGCCTCCGCGCTTATAGAAAGGCTCAAAGCGCGCCAGCCGAGCTGGAGCGTGCCGAACCTGGCGCAGCAGGCGGCGCTTTTTTATATGAAGGACGAAACGCTGGCAGAACGCACGCGCCTCTTTTACGCGGCGGAGATGCCGCGCCTCATCGCGGCGGTCGAGGCGGCAGGCTTTCAAACGCTGCCTACGTCGGCGAACTTTTTTCTGATGGAGACGGAAGACGACGAGGCGCTGATCGCCTTTTTACTGAAAAAGGGCGTAGTTGTGCGCCACACGAGAAATTTCCCGGGCCTTGACGGGCGTTTCGTAAGGATAGCGGCGCGCGCGCCCGAAGAAAACGACATTCTGACGGCGGCTCTTCGCGCCTTTCGCGCGGAGGCGTCGCAGTGA
- the cbiB gene encoding adenosylcobinamide-phosphate synthase CbiB, whose protein sequence is MHIIIALLLDMALGDPKSLPHPVAFIGRLISFYEKRLYEPEEAKKRGVLLCAAVLATTAAIVAAALALAGIVGEWAKAFVNIYLLWSALAFKSLKDESMPVARALASGDIAQARLLVGRIVGRDTARLDEAGVTRAAVETIAESYIDGIVSVLFWMTVGSFFGGAALFAWLFKAASTMDSMIGYDDERYHDFGWAAAKLDDLLNFIPARLGALVAVAAGAAAGLDWRGGWRIFLRDRLNHKSPNSAHGESVFAGLLGIRLGGGAWYGGEWEARPTLGDDLREPSPNDIIKAHEILSYSVAICAAVIFFIERALV, encoded by the coding sequence TTGCATATTATAATCGCGTTGCTGCTGGATATGGCGTTGGGCGACCCTAAATCTCTGCCGCACCCGGTGGCGTTCATCGGGCGGCTCATCTCTTTTTATGAAAAGAGGCTCTATGAGCCGGAGGAGGCAAAAAAACGCGGCGTGCTGCTCTGCGCGGCGGTGCTTGCCACGACGGCGGCCATCGTCGCGGCGGCTCTTGCGCTTGCGGGGATCGTCGGAGAATGGGCGAAAGCTTTTGTAAATATCTATCTGCTCTGGTCGGCGCTTGCCTTTAAGTCGCTGAAGGACGAATCAATGCCTGTGGCGCGGGCGCTTGCGTCGGGCGACATAGCGCAGGCGCGCCTTTTGGTGGGACGCATCGTGGGACGCGACACGGCGCGGCTTGACGAGGCTGGTGTGACGCGCGCCGCGGTGGAGACTATCGCGGAAAGTTATATCGACGGCATAGTCTCTGTACTTTTTTGGATGACGGTCGGGTCGTTCTTCGGAGGGGCGGCTCTCTTTGCGTGGCTCTTTAAGGCGGCTAGCACGATGGATTCTATGATAGGCTACGACGACGAACGTTACCACGATTTCGGCTGGGCGGCGGCGAAGCTGGACGACCTTTTAAATTTCATCCCTGCGCGCCTTGGCGCTCTTGTCGCGGTTGCGGCCGGAGCCGCGGCCGGGCTTGACTGGCGCGGCGGATGGCGGATATTTCTGCGCGACAGGCTGAACCATAAAAGCCCGAACAGCGCGCACGGAGAGAGCGTCTTTGCGGGGCTGCTGGGCATACGGCTGGGCGGCGGCGCATGGTACGGCGGCGAATGGGAGGCGCGCCCGACTTTGGGCGACGACCTCCGCGAGCCTTCGCCGAACGACATAATAAAGGCGCATGAGATACTTAGTTATTCCGTGGCGATCTGCGCCGCTGTTATCTTCTTCATAGAAAGGGCCTTGGTGTGA
- a CDS encoding ABC transporter substrate-binding protein — protein sequence MASRISKIFICALFVCAAQTFAAAGAAYAASRIISLYPGHTDNIIALGGAAKLIGVSRNDDEETLPQLPRFSGKSGAEELLALKPDLVLTRGLAERQNPQLRGVLERAGVKVAALEPPEWDDFGGYLRELAKLIGADPAKAEAKLNAARGAIAKNAAKYSKGKKPAVFIEATEKELHTCSPDSWAAKLIELAGGVNAARAAKPIREGSAIAPWGLERILKSAASGSIDFYIVQQGAMNGADLKSLRARPWFSALKGVKTAALPEGELSRPSLLGLEAGGKHLIKLFYGE from the coding sequence ATGGCATCCAGAATAAGCAAAATATTTATATGCGCGCTTTTCGTCTGCGCGGCGCAGACATTCGCGGCAGCCGGGGCGGCCTATGCGGCGTCGCGCATAATATCGCTCTACCCGGGGCACACGGACAACATAATAGCATTGGGCGGTGCGGCAAAACTGATAGGCGTATCGCGGAACGACGACGAGGAGACGCTTCCTCAACTGCCGCGATTTTCGGGCAAGAGCGGCGCGGAAGAGCTGCTGGCGCTGAAACCCGACCTCGTGCTGACGCGCGGGCTTGCGGAGCGTCAGAATCCGCAGCTTCGCGGCGTACTTGAACGCGCCGGCGTTAAAGTGGCGGCGCTTGAGCCTCCAGAGTGGGACGACTTCGGCGGATATTTGCGGGAACTCGCGAAACTTATCGGCGCAGACCCGGCAAAGGCCGAGGCGAAGCTCAACGCGGCGCGCGGCGCGATAGCGAAGAACGCCGCTAAATACTCAAAAGGGAAAAAACCGGCCGTCTTCATCGAGGCGACCGAGAAAGAGCTTCACACCTGTTCGCCAGACTCATGGGCGGCGAAGCTGATAGAACTGGCGGGCGGCGTGAACGCGGCGCGCGCGGCAAAGCCGATACGCGAAGGCAGCGCCATAGCGCCGTGGGGGCTGGAGCGGATACTCAAAAGCGCCGCCTCCGGCTCAATAGACTTTTACATAGTCCAGCAGGGGGCGATGAACGGAGCCGACCTGAAAAGCCTTCGCGCGCGCCCGTGGTTTTCCGCGCTGAAGGGCGTAAAAACGGCGGCGCTGCCGGAGGGAGAGCTGAGCCGCCCGTCGCTGCTCGGGCTTGAAGCCGGCGGCAAACATCTTATAAAATTATTTTACGGAGAGTGA
- a CDS encoding ABC transporter ATP-binding protein, translating into MDTDVKKARRAMSLFRFDGLSCGYGDSRVIQEISGSIEAGRITALIGPNGGGKSTLLRAFCGLSQTTGELFFDGRPVREIARRDFGRTVGFLPQSISVRAAFSVYEVISLGRLPFHGALEPMTAEDDKIIIESARMAEVEDLLFRRAAELSGGERQRVLFAMTLAQRPKLFLLDEPTSALDPNHTRHLFSLLRRISREGKSVIAAVHDLNSAVAWCDDFIALKEGRITARGPISEMDEDVLERLYGIPFCRFISKDGSTAWHPE; encoded by the coding sequence TTGGATACTGACGTCAAGAAGGCGCGGCGCGCGATGAGCCTCTTTCGTTTTGACGGGTTGAGCTGCGGCTACGGCGACAGCCGCGTCATTCAGGAGATAAGCGGCAGCATAGAGGCGGGGCGCATTACGGCGCTCATAGGGCCTAACGGCGGCGGCAAGAGCACGCTGCTTCGCGCCTTCTGCGGACTTTCTCAGACAACCGGAGAGCTGTTCTTTGACGGGCGTCCCGTGCGCGAGATAGCGCGCCGCGATTTCGGCAGGACGGTCGGCTTTCTGCCGCAGAGCATCTCGGTGCGCGCGGCCTTTTCGGTCTACGAGGTCATTTCGCTGGGACGGCTGCCCTTTCACGGCGCGCTTGAACCAATGACGGCGGAAGACGATAAAATAATAATCGAAAGCGCGCGCATGGCGGAGGTGGAGGATCTTCTCTTCCGGCGCGCAGCGGAGCTTTCTGGCGGCGAACGCCAGCGCGTGCTTTTTGCGATGACACTTGCGCAGAGGCCGAAACTTTTTCTGCTAGACGAGCCCACGTCGGCACTCGACCCAAACCACACGCGGCATCTTTTTTCCCTGCTTCGGCGCATCTCGCGCGAAGGAAAAAGCGTCATAGCCGCCGTGCACGACTTAAACAGCGCAGTCGCCTGGTGCGACGATTTCATAGCTCTGAAGGAGGGGCGCATCACAGCGCGCGGCCCGATATCGGAGATGGACGAAGATGTTTTAGAAAGACTTTACGGCATTCCCTTCTGCCGTTTTATATCAAAGGACGGTTCAACGGCATGGCATCCAGAATAA
- a CDS encoding histidine phosphatase family protein gives MRQAPTSAALSIFLIRHAKSLSNASNVWTGQRDVPLSPEGEREQRQLCERFCYPRAELYFSSPLARCTQSFEIIYGRQALRLLPSLCECSLGVLEGEPYTNLDDDPKYCAWLAAPELPLSGGESFNGFTRRACAGFEELLAKVLAEGIQSAAGVMHGNVMRALLHRFADESIAHGAWQIPNGGMYELSFDAAGRCRKWRAAPGFLFSKART, from the coding sequence GTGAGACAAGCGCCCACGTCCGCAGCCCTTTCGATATTTCTCATCCGCCACGCGAAGTCGCTTTCAAACGCCTCAAACGTATGGACGGGCCAGCGCGACGTGCCTCTTTCACCTGAAGGCGAAAGAGAACAGCGGCAGCTCTGCGAGCGCTTTTGTTATCCGCGGGCCGAACTGTATTTCTCATCGCCGCTTGCTCGCTGCACGCAGTCCTTTGAAATAATTTACGGGAGACAAGCGCTCCGGCTTCTGCCTTCGCTCTGCGAATGTTCGCTCGGCGTGCTTGAGGGCGAACCCTACACGAACCTTGACGACGACCCCAAGTATTGCGCCTGGCTTGCCGCACCGGAGCTGCCGCTCAGCGGCGGCGAAAGCTTCAACGGCTTCACGAGGCGCGCCTGTGCCGGCTTTGAGGAGCTGCTTGCGAAGGTTCTTGCGGAGGGGATACAAAGCGCGGCGGGCGTTATGCACGGCAATGTAATGCGCGCGCTGCTGCACCGCTTCGCGGACGAAAGCATAGCGCACGGCGCGTGGCAGATCCCAAACGGAGGGATGTACGAGCTTTCTTTCGACGCGGCGGGAAGATGCCGTAAGTGGCGCGCCGCGCCCGGGTTTTTGTTTTCAAAAGCCAGAACGTAA